The Humulus lupulus chromosome 3, drHumLupu1.1, whole genome shotgun sequence genome window below encodes:
- the LOC133825409 gene encoding uncharacterized protein LOC133825409 gives MRSSIRSLETQIGQLATLMANRAQGNLPSTTEVNPKGNPNEQCQAITLRSGTVYEGTNVEKSVEQKQDQQAPNEEDKKTCEEKVKEIPPAREVVPPVSIDHHRKIPYPQRLQKNRLDKQFAKFLEVFKRLHINIPFAEALEQMPSHVKFMKDILSKKRKMEDYETVALTEECSAILQRKLPQKLRDPGSFTIPCTIGNFECKHALCDLGASINLMPLSVFKRLGLGEAKPTTVTLQLADRSLAHPRGIIEDVLVKVDKFIFPADFIVLDMEEDANVPIILGRPFLATGQALIDVQKGELKLRVEGDEVVFSVFKAMTYPMASDSCYSVDVIDKAVLKRRVSSDALAAVLTGGKEDEDDDEMKEYVKWINSYHPYTKKFEKLAEATDRPLTSIQQPPKLELKVLPEHLCYAYLGENETLPVIVSADLSKTELEKLLRVVPKKGGITVVKNENNELIPTRTVTGWRICIDYRYHQISIAPEDQEKTTFTCPYGTFAFRRMPFGLCNAPATFQRNVLNRCEKANLVLNWEKCHFMVKEGIVLGHKISSKGIEVDRAKISVIENLPPPVSVKGVRSFLGHAGFYRRFIRDFSKIAKPLSTLLMNEVKFDFNEDCLKAFRMLKEKLISAPIVAAPNWDLPFELMCDASDYAVGAVLGQRIDRVFYTIYYASKTMNEAQLNYATTEKELLAIVFAVDKFRPYLVGNKVIVYTDHSAIKYLMAKKDAKPRLIRWILLLQEFDIEIRDKKGT, from the exons aTGAGATCATCAATTCGGAGCTTGGAAACTCAGATTGGACAGTTGGCTACGCTTATGGCAAACCGAGCTCAAGGGAACTTGCCAAGCACTACTGAGGTAAATCCAAAGGGGAATCCTAACGAACAGTGTCAAGCgattactttgaggagtggaacaGTGTATGAGGGAACAAATGTGGAAAAGAGCGTCGAGCAGAAGCAAGATCAACAGGCACCCAATGAAGAGGACAAGAAGACTTGTGAAGAGAAGGTTAAAGAGATTCCGCCAGCAAGAGAAGTGGTACCTCCGGTGTCTATAGATCATCacagaaaaattccatatccaCAGAGACTCCAAAAGAACCGTCTTGACAAGCAGTTTGCAAAGTTCTTAGAGGTATTCAAGAGGCTGCATATCAACATACCCTTCGCAGAAGCATTAGAGCAGATGCCCAGTCACGTTAAATTTATGAAAGATATTTTATCAAAGAAGAGAAAGATGGAGGATTACGAAACTGTGGCATTGACCGAAGAGTGCAGTGCTATTTTGCAAAGGAAGCTTCCACAGAAGTTAAGAGATCCTGGAAGTTTCACAATCCCATGCACAATTGGTAACTTTGAGTGTAAACATGCACTATGTGATTTAGGAGCCAGCATAAATCTCATGCCTCTATCGGTAttcaaaagacttggtttgggtgagGCAAAGCCAACAACTGTTACACTACAATTGGCCGATAGATCACTGGCTCATCCGAGGGGGATTATTGAAGATGTGCTAGTGAAGGTCGACAAGTTCATTTTCCCTGCAGATTTTATTGTgctggacatggaggaggatgcAAATGTCCCAATTATTCTTGGGCGACCGTTCCTAGCAACAGGACAAGCTCTAATAGATGTGCAAAAGGGAGAGCTGAAACTCAGAGTTGAGGGGGACGAGGTGGTGTTTAGTGTCTTCAAGGCAATGACGTATCCgatggctagtgacagttgctacagtgtggatgtgatagataAAGCAGTTTTGAAAAGAAGGGTCAGTAGTGATGCTTTAGCGGCAGTGTTGACTGGTGGGAaggaagatgaagatgatgatgagatGAAAGAATATGTCAAATGGATTAACTCTTACCACCCGTATACGAAGAAATTCGAAAAGTTGGCAGAGGCCACCGATCGACCATTAacatccattcagcagccaccgaAATTGGAATTAAAGGTTCTTCCTGAGCATTTGTGTTATGCGTATTTAGGGGAGAATGAGACCTTGCCAGTAATTGTTTCAGCTGATCTCTCAAAAACTGAATTGGAGAAATTGTTGAGG GTGGTGCCAAAGAAAGGTGGAATAACAGTAGTTAAGAATGAAAATAACGAGTTAATCCCAACTCGAACTGTGACCGGGTGGCGCATTTGCATCGACTATC GTTATCATCAAATTTCCATCGCACCAGAGGACCAAGAGAAAACTACATTTACATGTCCCTATGGCACGTtcgctttcaggagaatgccattcggGTTATGTAATGCACCAGCAACATtccaacg GAATGTATTAAACCGATGTGAAAAAGCAAATTTGGTGttaaattgggaaaaatgccactTTATGGTCAAGGAGGGAATAGTACTTGGGCACAAAATATCTAGTAAAGGTATTGAGGTGGATCGAGCCAAAATCTCAGTAATAGAAAATCTCCCCCCACCAGTGTCAGTAAAAGGAGTACGAAGTTTTCTTGGGCATGCTGGATTTTACAGAAGGTTTATCAGAGATTTTTCCAAAATTGCTAAGCCTCTCTCGACCTTGTTAATGAATGAAGTGAAGTTCGATTTTAATGAAGATTGTTTAAAAGCTTTCAGAATGTTAAAGGAGAAGTTGATTTCTGCACCGATAGTTGCTGCACCAAATTGGGACCTTCCATTCGAATTGATGTGCGATGCCAGTGACTATGCAGTTGGGGCCGTCTTGGGTCAGAGAATTGATAGGGTCTTTTATACAATTTATTATGCAAGCAAAACAATGAATGAAGCTCAATTGAACTATGCCACCACTGAAAAGGAGCTGCTTGCAATAGTTTTTGCAGTTGATAAGTTTAGACCCTACCTCGTTGGAAATAAGGTCATAGTGTACACTGATCATTCGGCAATAAAGTACCTCATGGCAAAGAAAGATGCAAAGCCTCGATTAATACGGTGGATACTGTTATTACAAGAGTTTGATATTGAGATCAGAGATAAAAAAGGAACATAG